From a single Nicotiana tomentosiformis chromosome 2, ASM39032v3, whole genome shotgun sequence genomic region:
- the LOC138905467 gene encoding uncharacterized protein, which yields MKGVMIFDKKGKFSLRYIGPYKIIHRVGQVAHELDLPSNLESVHPVFHVSMLHMCIGDPSRVVPVDDVHVTEQLSYEKAHSAILDRQVQRLRTKDVASVKVLWSNKNVEEMT from the coding sequence atgaaaggcgttatgataTTCGATAAGAAAGGAAAGTTTAGCCTTCGGtatattggaccttataagatcatacacAGAGTAGGACAAGTAGCacatgagttagacttgccttccaacttggagtcagtacatccagtttttcacgtgtctatgctccacatgtgtattggagatccttctagagtcgttccagttgatgatgttcatgtcacagagcagctatcatatgagaaAGCTCACagtgctatactagatagacaagttcaaagattgagaactaaggacgtagcttcagttaaagtactttggagtaacaaaaatgtggaggagatgacttga
- the LOC138905466 gene encoding uncharacterized protein, whose translation MTVKNFSSESTLRAQGRRGDTGVTIQDTTTSSLVTEVKERQYKDPVLAHYRDMIPQTEKTPFEIMEDRVLRYLGRLCVPDVVGSRQQVMGEAHYSRYFIHPGATKMYHDIGGIYWWDRMKKDITEFVAQCPNCQ comes from the exons ATGACAGtaaaaaatttcagttcagaatcaactttacgagcacaagggcgcagag gtgataccggagttactattcaggacacgacaacatcctctttagtaactgaagtgaaagAACGCCAGTACAAGGATCCTGTGTTAGCTCATTATAGGGATATGATCCCTCAAacggagaagacaccatttgagattatgGAAGATAGGGTCCTAAGGTATctaggacgattatgtgtccctgATGTTGTAGGGTCGCGCcaacaggttatgggagaagctcactattctcgttattttattcatccaggagcgacaaagatgtatcatgatatcggaggaatatactggtgggacagaatgaagaaggatataactgagtttgttgctcagtgccctaattgtcagtaG